A part of Cervus elaphus chromosome 11, mCerEla1.1, whole genome shotgun sequence genomic DNA contains:
- the PREPL gene encoding prolyl endopeptidase-like isoform X3 — MDAFEKVRAKLETQPQEEYEIINAEIKHGGFVYYQEGCCLVRSKDEEADSDNYEVLFNLEELKLEQPFIDCIRVAPDEKYVAAKIRTEDSESSTCIVVKLSDQPVMEASFPNVSSFEWVKDEEDEDVLFYTFQRNLRCHDVYRATFGDNKRNERFYTEKDPSFFVFLYLTKDSRFLTMNIMSKTTSEVWLIDGLSPWDPPVLIQKRIHGVLYYVEHRDDELYILTNVGEPTEFKLMRTAADTPAIMNWDLFFTMKRNTKVVDLDMFKDHCVLFLKHSNLLYVNVIGLADDSVRSLKLPPWACGFIIDTNSDPKNCPFQLCSPIRPPKYYTYKFAEGKLFEETGHEDPITKTSRVLRMEAKSKDGKLVPMTVFHKTDSEDLQKKPLLVQVYGAYGMDLKMNFRPERRVLVDDGWILAYCHVRGGGELGLQWHADGRLTKKLNGLADLEACIKTLHDQGFSQPSLTALTAFSAGGVLVGALCNSSPELLRAVTLEAPFLDVLNTMMDTTLPLTLEELEEWGNPSSEEKHKNYIKRYCPYQNIKPQHYPSIHITAYENDERVPLKGIVNYTEKLKEAIAEHAKDTGGGHQVPSIILDIQPGGNHVIEDSHKKITAQIKFLYEELGLDSTSVFDNLKKYLKF, encoded by the exons ATGGATGCGTTTGAAAAAGTGAGAGCAAAATTAGAAACACAGCCACAAGAAGAATACGAAATCATCAATGCAGAG ATTAAACATGGTGGTTTCGTTTATTATCAAGAGGGCTGCTGCTTGGTTCGTTCCAAAGATGAAGAAG CAGACAGTGATAACTATGAAGTTTTGTTCAATTTGGAGGAACTTAAATTAGAGCAGCCCTTCATTGACTGTATCAGAGTTGCTCCTGATGAAAAATATGTAGCTGCCAAGATAAGAACTGAGGATTCCGAATCATCTACTTGTATAGTTGTGAAGCTCAGTGATCAGCCTGTAATGGAAGCTTCTTTCCCAAATGTGTCTAGTTTTG aatggGTAAAGGATGAAGAAGACGAAGATGTTTTATTCTACACCTTCCAGAGGAACCTTCGCTGTCATGATGTATATCGAGCCACTTTTGGTGATAACAAACGTAATGAACGTTTTTACACAGAAAAAGACCCAAG TTTTTTTGTCTTCCTTTATCTTACAAAAGACAGTCGTTTTCTCACCATGAATATCATGAGCAAGACCACTTCTGAGGTGTGGTTGATAGATGGCCTGAGCCCTTGGGACCCACCAGTACTTATCCAGAAGCGAATCCATGGGGTCCTTTACTATGTAGAACATAGAGATGATGAGTTATACATTCTCACTAATGTTGGCGAGCCTACAGAATTCAAG CTAATGAGAACAGCAGCCGATACCCCTGCTATTATGAATTGGGATTTGTTTTTCACGATGAAGAGAAATACCAAAGTTGTAGATTTGGACATGTTTAAGGATCATTGTGTTCTCTTCCTGAAGCATAGCAATTTACTTTATGTTAACGTGATTGGTCTGGCTGACGATTCAGTTCGGTCTCTAAAG CTCCCGCCTTGGGCCTGTGGATTCATAATAGATACAAATTCAGACCCAAAGAACTGCCCCTTTCAGCTTTGCTCTCCAATACGTCCCCCGAAATACTATACATATAAGTTTGCAGAAGGCAAACTGTTTGAGGAAACTGGGCATGAAGACCCAATAACAAAGACTAGTCGTGTTTTACGTATGGAAGCCAAAAGCAAG GATGGAAAATTAGTGCCAATGACTGTTTTCCATAAAACGGATTCTGAGGACTTACAGAAGAAACCTCTCCTGGTACAAGTATACGGAGCTTATGGAATGGATTTGAAAATGAATTTCAGGCCTGAAAGGCGGGTGTTGGTGGACGATGGCTGGATATTAGCATATTGTCACGTTCG GGGAGGTGGTGAGTTAGGCCTCCAGTGGCACGCTGATGGCCGGCTAACTAAAAAACTCAATGGCCTTGCTGACTTAGAGGCTTGCATTAAGACGCTTCATGACCAAGGCTTTTCTCAGCCAAGTCTAACAGCCCTGACTGCTTTCAGTGCTGGAGGGGTGCTTGTGGGAGCATTGTGTAATTCTAGTCCAGAACTGCTGAGAGCTGTGACTTTGGAG GCACCTTTCTTGGATGTTCTCAACACTATGATGGACACTACACTTCCTCTGACATTAGAAGAATTAGAAGAATGGGGGAATCCTTCATCTGAGGAAAAACACAAGAACTACATAAAACGTTACTGTCCCTATCAAAATATTAAACCTCAG CATTATCCTTCAATTCACATCACAGCTTATGAAAATGACGAACGTGTACCTCTGAAAGGAATCGTAAACTATACGGAGAAACTCAAGGAAGCCATCGCAGAGCATGCTAAGGACACCGGGGGAG GCCATCAAGTCCCCAGTATTATTTTAGATATTCAGCCTGGAGGCAACCATGTGATTGAGGATTCTCACAAAAAG ATTACAGCCCAAATTAAATTCCTGTATGAGGAACTTGGACTTGACAGCACCAGTGTTTTCGATAATCTTAAGAAATATCTAAAATTCTGA
- the PREPL gene encoding prolyl endopeptidase-like isoform X2, with translation MQQKSKLFLQALKYSIPHLGKCMQKQHLNHCNFADHYYNRIKLKKYQLTKCLQNQPRISELARNIPSRNFSCKNFLSSKQENEKPLSENMDAFEKVRAKLETQPQEEYEIINAEIKHGGFVYYQEGCCLVRSKDEEDSDNYEVLFNLEELKLEQPFIDCIRVAPDEKYVAAKIRTEDSESSTCIVVKLSDQPVMEASFPNVSSFEWVKDEEDEDVLFYTFQRNLRCHDVYRATFGDNKRNERFYTEKDPSFFVFLYLTKDSRFLTMNIMSKTTSEVWLIDGLSPWDPPVLIQKRIHGVLYYVEHRDDELYILTNVGEPTEFKLMRTAADTPAIMNWDLFFTMKRNTKVVDLDMFKDHCVLFLKHSNLLYVNVIGLADDSVRSLKLPPWACGFIIDTNSDPKNCPFQLCSPIRPPKYYTYKFAEGKLFEETGHEDPITKTSRVLRMEAKSKDGKLVPMTVFHKTDSEDLQKKPLLVQVYGAYGMDLKMNFRPERRVLVDDGWILAYCHVRGGGELGLQWHADGRLTKKLNGLADLEACIKTLHDQGFSQPSLTALTAFSAGGVLVGALCNSSPELLRAVTLEAPFLDVLNTMMDTTLPLTLEELEEWGNPSSEEKHKNYIKRYCPYQNIKPQHYPSIHITAYENDERVPLKGIVNYTEKLKEAIAEHAKDTGGGHQVPSIILDIQPGGNHVIEDSHKKITAQIKFLYEELGLDSTSVFDNLKKYLKF, from the exons aattttctgtCTAGTAAACAGGAAAACGAAAAACCCCTTTCAGAAAACATGGATGCGTTTGAAAAAGTGAGAGCAAAATTAGAAACACAGCCACAAGAAGAATACGAAATCATCAATGCAGAG ATTAAACATGGTGGTTTCGTTTATTATCAAGAGGGCTGCTGCTTGGTTCGTTCCAAAGATGAAGAAG ACAGTGATAACTATGAAGTTTTGTTCAATTTGGAGGAACTTAAATTAGAGCAGCCCTTCATTGACTGTATCAGAGTTGCTCCTGATGAAAAATATGTAGCTGCCAAGATAAGAACTGAGGATTCCGAATCATCTACTTGTATAGTTGTGAAGCTCAGTGATCAGCCTGTAATGGAAGCTTCTTTCCCAAATGTGTCTAGTTTTG aatggGTAAAGGATGAAGAAGACGAAGATGTTTTATTCTACACCTTCCAGAGGAACCTTCGCTGTCATGATGTATATCGAGCCACTTTTGGTGATAACAAACGTAATGAACGTTTTTACACAGAAAAAGACCCAAG TTTTTTTGTCTTCCTTTATCTTACAAAAGACAGTCGTTTTCTCACCATGAATATCATGAGCAAGACCACTTCTGAGGTGTGGTTGATAGATGGCCTGAGCCCTTGGGACCCACCAGTACTTATCCAGAAGCGAATCCATGGGGTCCTTTACTATGTAGAACATAGAGATGATGAGTTATACATTCTCACTAATGTTGGCGAGCCTACAGAATTCAAG CTAATGAGAACAGCAGCCGATACCCCTGCTATTATGAATTGGGATTTGTTTTTCACGATGAAGAGAAATACCAAAGTTGTAGATTTGGACATGTTTAAGGATCATTGTGTTCTCTTCCTGAAGCATAGCAATTTACTTTATGTTAACGTGATTGGTCTGGCTGACGATTCAGTTCGGTCTCTAAAG CTCCCGCCTTGGGCCTGTGGATTCATAATAGATACAAATTCAGACCCAAAGAACTGCCCCTTTCAGCTTTGCTCTCCAATACGTCCCCCGAAATACTATACATATAAGTTTGCAGAAGGCAAACTGTTTGAGGAAACTGGGCATGAAGACCCAATAACAAAGACTAGTCGTGTTTTACGTATGGAAGCCAAAAGCAAG GATGGAAAATTAGTGCCAATGACTGTTTTCCATAAAACGGATTCTGAGGACTTACAGAAGAAACCTCTCCTGGTACAAGTATACGGAGCTTATGGAATGGATTTGAAAATGAATTTCAGGCCTGAAAGGCGGGTGTTGGTGGACGATGGCTGGATATTAGCATATTGTCACGTTCG GGGAGGTGGTGAGTTAGGCCTCCAGTGGCACGCTGATGGCCGGCTAACTAAAAAACTCAATGGCCTTGCTGACTTAGAGGCTTGCATTAAGACGCTTCATGACCAAGGCTTTTCTCAGCCAAGTCTAACAGCCCTGACTGCTTTCAGTGCTGGAGGGGTGCTTGTGGGAGCATTGTGTAATTCTAGTCCAGAACTGCTGAGAGCTGTGACTTTGGAG GCACCTTTCTTGGATGTTCTCAACACTATGATGGACACTACACTTCCTCTGACATTAGAAGAATTAGAAGAATGGGGGAATCCTTCATCTGAGGAAAAACACAAGAACTACATAAAACGTTACTGTCCCTATCAAAATATTAAACCTCAG CATTATCCTTCAATTCACATCACAGCTTATGAAAATGACGAACGTGTACCTCTGAAAGGAATCGTAAACTATACGGAGAAACTCAAGGAAGCCATCGCAGAGCATGCTAAGGACACCGGGGGAG GCCATCAAGTCCCCAGTATTATTTTAGATATTCAGCCTGGAGGCAACCATGTGATTGAGGATTCTCACAAAAAG ATTACAGCCCAAATTAAATTCCTGTATGAGGAACTTGGACTTGACAGCACCAGTGTTTTCGATAATCTTAAGAAATATCTAAAATTCTGA
- the PREPL gene encoding prolyl endopeptidase-like isoform X1 produces the protein MQQKSKLFLQALKYSIPHLGKCMQKQHLNHCNFADHYYNRIKLKKYQLTKCLQNQPRISELARNIPSRNFSCKNFLSSKQENEKPLSENMDAFEKVRAKLETQPQEEYEIINAEIKHGGFVYYQEGCCLVRSKDEEADSDNYEVLFNLEELKLEQPFIDCIRVAPDEKYVAAKIRTEDSESSTCIVVKLSDQPVMEASFPNVSSFEWVKDEEDEDVLFYTFQRNLRCHDVYRATFGDNKRNERFYTEKDPSFFVFLYLTKDSRFLTMNIMSKTTSEVWLIDGLSPWDPPVLIQKRIHGVLYYVEHRDDELYILTNVGEPTEFKLMRTAADTPAIMNWDLFFTMKRNTKVVDLDMFKDHCVLFLKHSNLLYVNVIGLADDSVRSLKLPPWACGFIIDTNSDPKNCPFQLCSPIRPPKYYTYKFAEGKLFEETGHEDPITKTSRVLRMEAKSKDGKLVPMTVFHKTDSEDLQKKPLLVQVYGAYGMDLKMNFRPERRVLVDDGWILAYCHVRGGGELGLQWHADGRLTKKLNGLADLEACIKTLHDQGFSQPSLTALTAFSAGGVLVGALCNSSPELLRAVTLEAPFLDVLNTMMDTTLPLTLEELEEWGNPSSEEKHKNYIKRYCPYQNIKPQHYPSIHITAYENDERVPLKGIVNYTEKLKEAIAEHAKDTGGGHQVPSIILDIQPGGNHVIEDSHKKITAQIKFLYEELGLDSTSVFDNLKKYLKF, from the exons aattttctgtCTAGTAAACAGGAAAACGAAAAACCCCTTTCAGAAAACATGGATGCGTTTGAAAAAGTGAGAGCAAAATTAGAAACACAGCCACAAGAAGAATACGAAATCATCAATGCAGAG ATTAAACATGGTGGTTTCGTTTATTATCAAGAGGGCTGCTGCTTGGTTCGTTCCAAAGATGAAGAAG CAGACAGTGATAACTATGAAGTTTTGTTCAATTTGGAGGAACTTAAATTAGAGCAGCCCTTCATTGACTGTATCAGAGTTGCTCCTGATGAAAAATATGTAGCTGCCAAGATAAGAACTGAGGATTCCGAATCATCTACTTGTATAGTTGTGAAGCTCAGTGATCAGCCTGTAATGGAAGCTTCTTTCCCAAATGTGTCTAGTTTTG aatggGTAAAGGATGAAGAAGACGAAGATGTTTTATTCTACACCTTCCAGAGGAACCTTCGCTGTCATGATGTATATCGAGCCACTTTTGGTGATAACAAACGTAATGAACGTTTTTACACAGAAAAAGACCCAAG TTTTTTTGTCTTCCTTTATCTTACAAAAGACAGTCGTTTTCTCACCATGAATATCATGAGCAAGACCACTTCTGAGGTGTGGTTGATAGATGGCCTGAGCCCTTGGGACCCACCAGTACTTATCCAGAAGCGAATCCATGGGGTCCTTTACTATGTAGAACATAGAGATGATGAGTTATACATTCTCACTAATGTTGGCGAGCCTACAGAATTCAAG CTAATGAGAACAGCAGCCGATACCCCTGCTATTATGAATTGGGATTTGTTTTTCACGATGAAGAGAAATACCAAAGTTGTAGATTTGGACATGTTTAAGGATCATTGTGTTCTCTTCCTGAAGCATAGCAATTTACTTTATGTTAACGTGATTGGTCTGGCTGACGATTCAGTTCGGTCTCTAAAG CTCCCGCCTTGGGCCTGTGGATTCATAATAGATACAAATTCAGACCCAAAGAACTGCCCCTTTCAGCTTTGCTCTCCAATACGTCCCCCGAAATACTATACATATAAGTTTGCAGAAGGCAAACTGTTTGAGGAAACTGGGCATGAAGACCCAATAACAAAGACTAGTCGTGTTTTACGTATGGAAGCCAAAAGCAAG GATGGAAAATTAGTGCCAATGACTGTTTTCCATAAAACGGATTCTGAGGACTTACAGAAGAAACCTCTCCTGGTACAAGTATACGGAGCTTATGGAATGGATTTGAAAATGAATTTCAGGCCTGAAAGGCGGGTGTTGGTGGACGATGGCTGGATATTAGCATATTGTCACGTTCG GGGAGGTGGTGAGTTAGGCCTCCAGTGGCACGCTGATGGCCGGCTAACTAAAAAACTCAATGGCCTTGCTGACTTAGAGGCTTGCATTAAGACGCTTCATGACCAAGGCTTTTCTCAGCCAAGTCTAACAGCCCTGACTGCTTTCAGTGCTGGAGGGGTGCTTGTGGGAGCATTGTGTAATTCTAGTCCAGAACTGCTGAGAGCTGTGACTTTGGAG GCACCTTTCTTGGATGTTCTCAACACTATGATGGACACTACACTTCCTCTGACATTAGAAGAATTAGAAGAATGGGGGAATCCTTCATCTGAGGAAAAACACAAGAACTACATAAAACGTTACTGTCCCTATCAAAATATTAAACCTCAG CATTATCCTTCAATTCACATCACAGCTTATGAAAATGACGAACGTGTACCTCTGAAAGGAATCGTAAACTATACGGAGAAACTCAAGGAAGCCATCGCAGAGCATGCTAAGGACACCGGGGGAG GCCATCAAGTCCCCAGTATTATTTTAGATATTCAGCCTGGAGGCAACCATGTGATTGAGGATTCTCACAAAAAG ATTACAGCCCAAATTAAATTCCTGTATGAGGAACTTGGACTTGACAGCACCAGTGTTTTCGATAATCTTAAGAAATATCTAAAATTCTGA